The DNA sequence CAGGTGCTGACGGCCAGCGTCGGCATCGGCGCGTGCCTGGAAGCGGTCAGGCCGCACTACTGCGAGGCGCTTGAAAACTGGGTGGCGGGCCCGGCGGCACCCTTCCGCCGGCGCGGGATCGGCCTGGGAGCCATGTTTTACGGGATCGGCAACACCGGCGTCCAGAACCCCTCCACCGCCCGGGTGGAGATGGACCCGGAGGGCCGAATCACCCTGTTCACCGGCTGCGCCGACATCGGCCAGGGCTCCTCCACGGTGCTGGTTCAAATCGCCGCCGAAACCCTCGGGGTCGATCCGGCCGCCATCCGCGCCGTGGTGGCCGACACCAAATACACCACGAACGCCGGGGCCACCTCGGCCAGCCGCCAGACCTACATTTCGGGCAACGCCGTCAAGGATGCCTGCCAGAAGCTGGGCGACGTCCTCAAGACCGAGGCGGTCAACCGCCTGCGGGCGCCCAAGGCCGCGCTGGTCTTCGAAGACGGGCAGGTGTTGATCGCGGCCAGCCCCGACAAACGGGTGGACTTCGCCTGGCTGGCGCGGCGGCTGCAAGCCAAGGGCGCCCCGCTCGCCTGGCAGGGGTACTTCGACCCGGAAACCGTTCCGCTGGACCCCGCCAGCGGCGAGGGGGTTCCCTACGCCACCTACGCCTTCGCCTGCCACCTGGCCCTGGTGGAGGTCGATACCCTCACCGGCGAGGTGTCCGTGGAGCGGGTGGTGGCGTCCCATGACGTCGGCCGCGCGATCCACCCCGAAAACGTGATCGGCCAGATCTGCGGCGGGGTGGCCATGGGGGTCGGGTTTGCCCTGATGGAGGAGTTTACGCCCCAAAAGACGCTTTCCATGAAAGACTATCACATCCCCACTTGCGCCGACATGCCCGCCGTGGTGCCGATCATCGTCGAGTCCGCGGAGCCCTCCGGGCCATACGGCGCCAAGGGGGTCGGCGAGCCGGCACTGATCCCCACCGCCCCGGCGGTGGTCAACGCCATCGCCCAGGCCCTGGGCGAGCGTATCTATTCCCTTCCCGCCAACCTGGAGCGGGTCTTGGCGGCCAGCATAACGTCGGGCCATTTCGGCCCCCGGGAGGTAACCCATGAGTAGCGTTCTCTTGAAAAACATCGGTACGATGGTCAGCGGCGACATCGCCGATCCGGTCCTGGCGGCGGACGCCATCCTGGTGGTCGACGGCAAGATCAGCCGGGTCGGGCGGCTGGAAGCGATGGGGCCGGTCACGGCCGACAAGACCATCGACTGCAACGGCACCACCGTGACCCCCGGACTGATCGATTCTCACTGCCACGTGGTGATGGGGGACTTTACCCCGCGCCAGAACGAGGTCGGTTTTTTGAGCAGCGAGGTTCACGGTGGGGTGACCACCATGATCTCCGCCGGTGAGGTCCACTTTCCAGGGCGGCCCAAAGACCCGGCCGGCACCAAGGCCCTGGCGATCCTCTCCCACAAGGCCTACCGCAACTTCAGGCCCGGCGGGGCCAAGGTCCTCGGCGGGTCGGTGATCCTGGAAAAGGGGCTGACCGAGGCCGACTTCGAGGAAATGGCCCGCGAAGGGGTCTGCGTGGTGGGCGAGATCGGCCTGGGCAGCGTCAAGGACCCCGAAGAGGCCGCCCCCATGGTGCGCTGGGCCAAGAAAAACGGCATGACGGTGATGATGCACACCGGGGGGACCTCGATTCCCGGCAGCAGCACGATCACCGCTGCGATGGTGATCGCCACCGACCCGGATGTGGTCTCGCACCTCAACGGCGGCCCCACGGCGGTGGCCCCGGTGGAGGTTGAAAAGCTGATCCGGGAAACCGACCTGACCCTCGAAATCGTGCACTGCGGCAATCCCAAGGTGGCGGTCGAGGCCGGCCGGCTGTGCGCCGAAGCCGGCGCCCTGGGGCGGGTGATCATCGGCAACGACGCCCCGTCGGGGACCGGTGTCATCCCGCTGGGCATCCTGCGGGTGGTCAACCACCTGGCCAGCCTGACGCCGGTCAGCGCAGCCCAGGCCCTCTGCATGGCCAGCGGCAACACCGCCCGGGTCTACAAACTGAACCGCGGCGTGATCGCGGCCGGCCGCGAGGCCGACCTGGTGATCATGGATGCGCCCATGGGCTCGGTGGGGGCCGACGCCCTGGCCGCCATCGAAGCCGGCGATGTGCCCGGGGTGGCCATGGTGCTGGTGGACGGCCAGGTGGTGGTGGCCAAGAGCCGCAACACCCCGCCGCCCAAGCGCACCCCCACCGTGGTGTAGGCGATGGCGGCCGGCGGAGGAACCAGCGGCTGGGGCCGCAAGAGAGCAAAGCGGAGCGAAGGGGCCCCCGGCCCCCTTGCCGGGAGGAGACGGCCGTGATGTTGGTGGATGGGGACAAGTGTATCGGCTGCGGCTTCTGCGTGCGCGACTGCCCGGTCGAAGCCGTGCGAATCGTCAAGAAAAAGGCGCAGATCGACCCCCTGCGCTGCACCGCCTGCGGGGTGTGCGTGCGGGTCTGCGAGCAGGGCGCGGTGACGGCTGCGGCCGAGCGTCCCGAGGCGGCGCTTGAGTGCGGCCACTGCCCCATCAAGTGCTGGGTGCCGCCCTCCGGCATCGGCGCCTGCCACCGCTACCGCAACCAGGATGGCCGGCTGGTGCGCACAACACCGCTGGTGCCGTTTGCGGCGGTGCGCGAGATCGTCGGCCCGGACCCCCGGCCGGAGATCCGACAGCCCGTCGTGACCGCCATCGGCGCGGGCACCACCTACCCCTGCTGCAAGCCCGCGCCGCACATCGTCCGGGAGCGGCGCGGCGCGGTGGACGTGGTCACGGTGGTGACCGAGGTCCCCCTGAGCTACTCTTCGGTGATCGTCAAGGTCGACACCGACATCCCCATCGGCAAGGAGGGGGCGGCCGTTTACGCCGGCAAGCGCGAAGTCGGGATGGTGGAGACCGAGCAGTACGGCTCCAAGATGCTGCACATCGGCGGCGTCAACCGCCTGACCGGCCCCAACGGCTTTGCCGTCGCGCGCACCATCACCGACATCGCCAACCGCAAGCCGGTCAAGCTGCGGATCGAAAACGGCAGCCGCCTGCTGGTGCAGGTGGGCAAGCCGCCGGTGGTCGACGGCCGCGAGGTGGCCAAAATGCGGGTCGGCTGCGGCAGCGCCACCCTGGGGATTTTCGCGCCGCTCCTGAAGGACGCGGCCGACGAGGTGGTGGTGCTGGATGCCCACATCACGGGGCTGATGAGCCGCCACGTGGCCGGCACTTTCGCCGGCGTCAAGCCCACCGGGGTGGCGTTGAAGTTCAAACAGAGCACCCCGGGGCGCTACTTCGGCGACCATGGCGCGGGCTGGGGCGGCACATCGATCACCGATCCGCTGAAGGTCATCGACCACATCGACATGACCGTCGGCTGGCCGGGAATGACCGTCCTGATCACCGAGACCACCGGCCAGAACGGCGCCCTTTTCGAAGTGGGTGCGGACGGCACGCTGGGTGAAATTCCCCTGACCGACAAGGCCCGCTTCGCCTTAAAAGCGATTGCGGACTCCTGCGAGCCGTCGCGGGT is a window from the Desulfobacteraceae bacterium genome containing:
- a CDS encoding amidohydrolase family protein; its protein translation is MSSVLLKNIGTMVSGDIADPVLAADAILVVDGKISRVGRLEAMGPVTADKTIDCNGTTVTPGLIDSHCHVVMGDFTPRQNEVGFLSSEVHGGVTTMISAGEVHFPGRPKDPAGTKALAILSHKAYRNFRPGGAKVLGGSVILEKGLTEADFEEMAREGVCVVGEIGLGSVKDPEEAAPMVRWAKKNGMTVMMHTGGTSIPGSSTITAAMVIATDPDVVSHLNGGPTAVAPVEVEKLIRETDLTLEIVHCGNPKVAVEAGRLCAEAGALGRVIIGNDAPSGTGVIPLGILRVVNHLASLTPVSAAQALCMASGNTARVYKLNRGVIAAGREADLVIMDAPMGSVGADALAAIEAGDVPGVAMVLVDGQVVVAKSRNTPPPKRTPTVV
- a CDS encoding 4Fe-4S binding protein gives rise to the protein MLVDGDKCIGCGFCVRDCPVEAVRIVKKKAQIDPLRCTACGVCVRVCEQGAVTAAAERPEAALECGHCPIKCWVPPSGIGACHRYRNQDGRLVRTTPLVPFAAVREIVGPDPRPEIRQPVVTAIGAGTTYPCCKPAPHIVRERRGAVDVVTVVTEVPLSYSSVIVKVDTDIPIGKEGAAVYAGKREVGMVETEQYGSKMLHIGGVNRLTGPNGFAVARTITDIANRKPVKLRIENGSRLLVQVGKPPVVDGREVAKMRVGCGSATLGIFAPLLKDAADEVVVLDAHITGLMSRHVAGTFAGVKPTGVALKFKQSTPGRYFGDHGAGWGGTSITDPLKVIDHIDMTVGWPGMTVLITETTGQNGALFEVGADGTLGEIPLTDKARFALKAIADSCEPSRVSAVYSAGSGGSARAGVTRFPIKLTQAVHAGKAHLTVGGAGGFIWPGGGISFLVDVERVLPGSFYWTPTPATICPLEYTMLVADYEAMGGHVAAMRPFKAVDPAGEEGEGGAG